TTCTCGATGGAAAGACAAGATGAAATTCTTACTTATTGCACTAAAACTTTTCTATGTCTTGGACTCGAATTTGATGCCTTTCCCTACTGCAAGTGATGAAGACATTGATGAGATAAAGgtacaaagaaagaaacaggAGGAAGGCAAACTAATTTGCAGAGGGCACATTCTCAATACTCTTTCGAATCGTCTCTATGATCTCTACACATCAATGAATTCACCAAAGGAGATTTGGAATACGTTGGAGGCAAAGTTCAAAACTAAGAAAGTAGGTACGAACAAGTTTATTATTCAAAAGTACTTTGATTATAAAATACTTGataatattttagttttggATCAAGTGCATAAGTTACAGATATTGGTCAATAACCTCCGTGATTTGTCAATCAATATTCCTGAATCATTCCAAGTGGGAGCAATCATTGCAAAACTCCCACCAAGTTGGAATAATTTTAGGAAGAAGCTTTTGCATATGTCAGAAGATCTCACTTTAGAACAGTTTGGACATCATCTCCAAATTGAAGAGGAATGTTGGGCTAGAGATGGGACTAACATCGATTCTAAAGTGAATGTGAACAATGTGAGCAATGTTCAAAGTGGGAGTTCGAGTAAGACCGATAAGCACTTGAAGGTGAACAAGAGTGGGAATGGTTTCAAGAAGAACAACTCCAAGAATCCCAGCAAGGATAAGAAGAACCGAGCTTGTTTCCATTGTGGAAAGAAATGTCATTACATTCACAAATGTAAACTCCTAAAGCCAATGAAACAAATGTCATTTAGGACATTGTTGCTATGATAAATGGCATACATATTGATATGATCACTGAAACTCATATGGTTGTGATTGCAAATCTTTTTGATTGGTGGTTCAATTCGGGTGCAACAATGCATGTGTGCAACAACAAGGAGCAATTCAAGACTTATGATGAGTCTTCCATAGAACAACAAGTGCTGACGGGCAACCGCAATAAAGCAAAGGTTCTTGGAAAGGGCACCATTGAAGTGAAAATCAGTTCCGGCAAGATACTGATCTTAACCAATGTTTTTTATGTCTttgtgtatgtttttagaccccttaaaacaaaattggattaacctagttaattagccaagttattacttagtccaaatcccagatctaggttatcacaatcaaacaatgaTATCATGTAAAGTAGCGAAAAtgtaaataacacaatgatatgatgacccaggaaactacaccggtaaaaacttggggaagatttaacctagctattgtcaaggtaaacctgaatccactatcaaagaatcgaagttttacaataggacttagaccactaacatcctattactacccaccagtagaaacttactgacacgaccacgtgcaagcttcgagaccacggactccttctttcttggattctccaacaAGTGCAAGCTctgagaccacggactccttctttcttggattctccaagaaacacaagcacacccgcttgtgtttctttaagctcctatggcagcaactgaatgatcatcaagctattgaagaaatctccttcttgataatcctaagcttgtgtaaaggaaaccacctctagatctcataagagattcacacaaacagcaatatgagcaacttctaaaatgtggctagggttttctttttatacctaatgcaaaacataaaaccctaaacgttttaatgagctagggctaagttggaattctgcaaaaaaatgcattctgcccgattttcgatcgatcgagccaggccgaaatgcactaTCAATTCTGCATCAGCTcgaatccaactttacattaaaagacacaactttgagcaggtctaaacaagactaaacaacctgttttgatcatggtttgccaacattacacattagagttctaaatacattagttcctaagtctttagaacctaacaaactccccttttggcaatccatgacaaaacacaactaaaagctcaaagtttacaaaggaaagccctttacaaaaagATGCTCATTATAACAAatccaatcctaactactatccatcagttgcaagtgtagacagcagctcaattgaatcaacctatatatttcttgaaacactaaacaaaatgcataaacgcatgtgtggaaagaaaagagaaaaacaacaaatatgcaaactaACTCTCTCcttaagttagatacatcaaaaacaatttcaactccccctaaacagaaaattcttgtattttccacacatattcccatatttcaaataaatctccccctttttgtcacgtattgacaaagataACTCATACAAAGAGTAAATAGacaacaaacacaacaaaagtcaagagaaaatagagaattaaggaaacacaaaacaatttaactctatagaaaatagagacaactccccctatcaAGAGCAACAAAAGGTAAAAACaagcttctccccctataaaaataggaaaaaacaaaacaagttttggtaaAAACAGTTTTAGGGAAAATTCAGGAGGAGGGGAAAagtaaaaagacacaaaccaaacttaaaaactaagttaaGGATACATATGAAGAAAacatattctctctttcaataaatgcaaacatgacactatgtgacccataaacagctgcatgagtagagaaaatatttgcacattgattatccatcatatctcttaagaaaattattttctgcagttcacacataaaaatagcatatactaaaaagtacataactcaaaaattaatcaatcaagttttaaatcaattttaaaatcaagttgagtacccaatttagcaaagtgtatgcatgctatgtgtgaaaataatgagagatatgactgcaaaactacaagatggatacaaaacaatgcaatgcatgtaaATCCTAAACATagattgaaagttcaaatatgtgtataaatacccttgaacgtttagacccccaatttacaaattaaccaattcaagatttatgttaaacaactagtatgcggaaaatgaacataagctataatgtagaattggaaaaactgtccaagccaaattaaaattacaacccatagcagataataaaaggcaaagataaagggaaggaagatgcaaacacaaagacaacgcgcgatgtgttatcaaagaggaaaccgaaaccctcggcgtaaaacctctccgctgccttccaagcggtaaacaatccactagaaaatgtagttgggatacatggacaacaatagaccctccaagtctaatttacccagtgcacctaagccctccaagctttttgctccaacgaggttgcgccgaacctttttcttttctaacttcccggatttcgctactagaccgtagcatcaaccaatgtagattggttccttcctaactgcttcccagaacaccaaacagccctctcacagtgatgaatatgatgagaacaaggttttggtaaaatgacTTTCAAGggtatgacaatggagaggaagagagttgaagaatttgaagagactctaatatatagattgtaggtgaatcaatctcattttactctagggtttctctctcaaaattctctctggaagctctctttcatttgtgggtataaggggtatttatactggagtgagagaggaatgtgaaacgtcaggttttacaaaacaggggtggctcacggcttggccttgcgacttgactaagtcgcgaggcCCAGTCGCgggataaccgtatggccaattgtcctgttttgtcctgtagtgctctagctagcatgattgttcaccttctggcatgcttggcacgtgtgctgcatctggcggcttgcagccacgagccacccgcgagatcaagccgcgagtctctgttttcctGCACATTCTTGAgtaatcaacactctatctcactcactacccttacaacaaacccacctaaatacagggttactaaatgctgaaatacaagcaaatttggcacgaaataaagccaataagatggttgattaaattcaaccttacaatctccccgtttggctattccgtgacaaaaccctaaaatagactctagacttaacatgtgagttgggaacagttgaacaaaactcactcacacctaactctagaagctgtgaagtacttgaatcataagatcatgaaactcctgaaacacaataatacaccatgatcattgtatgcagaaaattatgaaatgcatatgaaacaggcttaaggtgatcaagcaaagatgaagtgaatTATCAAATCATGACTTGATTAACCAAGTtatcaccacaaggtagtgatcacagtgttcattcacacttggaatgaacacttgaacatacaagttaacaagatcaaagcaagttacttgtatgcctaacactcaaccaatgcataatacactaagtatatgcatctaggaacaatcctacaagggcataAGAGTgacaataattaaaacaaaatgcaagacatttagatagaagtactgatttaaacaaaacataaaaagctgcataaagcatggtacaaaccataaagcctacaaatatgcataaaacataaccctaaaagcttactgaaagttcaaatatgtgtataaaccacccttgaacgtttagacccccaaatacaaaataaccaattcaagctttatgacaaacaacaagtgtgcggaaaatgaacataaactataaacagaattggaaatcaatctaagccaattataaatcacatccacagcagaaaataaaaggcaaagataaagggaagagagatgcaaacataaggacaacacacgatgtgttatcgaagaggaaaccgaaaccctcggcgtaaaacctctccgccgccctccaagcggtcaataatccactagaaaatgtagttgggatacatgaacagcaatagaccctccaagcctaatctacccgatgtacctaagccctccaagcttcttgctccaacgaggttgcgctgaacctttttcttttctagcttatcggattccgctactagaccacagcatccgccatccttggcatcttccaatgcttcccaaaactccaaaaatattcaacactctaaatgggtgtgggtagtgtttagatagaaatctcctctaaataggtatgacaatgagagagggaatgagaagagactacaaaggtttctctctaagaatgagtagctctctctaattgggtgggtgttttgaagaaacctctcttaaggtttttctttctgaatagccacacatattttgtgggaatgaggggtatttatactggtgtgatcatggaatgtgaagagtcagtttttcccaaaacagggttggctgacgacttgacctcgcgacttgactgagtcgcgagttcaagccgcgagctagctgaatggccagtctggatttttgtcctgtagtgctctagctggcatgactgttcagctccactgcatgctctgcacgtgtgcGACTTTTGGTAGCTTAcaagccgcgagcctcccgcgagatccagctgcaagtccctgcttcactgcacagtcttgagcatttcttcacactctctcatacactacccttacaacaatcccacctaaatacagggtttctaagtgctatattacaagcaaatttgtcacggaataaagccaacacatggttgattaaattcaaccttacacttacATAAGTAACATGGGTACAAATCACAATATATACTGAATaacatcaaaaatatatataaaagagtaaaccaagtttataagataagagttagaaacaaatATACACCAAAACTAGAGTGTAtcaaacctataaaaaaaactaaatatccaaaaaaaatataaccacAGATAGATAATGTTTGATTTTGACTGCTCCCCCTCAACATATTACTCctccttaagagctgcttttctgcttttcatcaacaaaaatctccccctttttgatcggaatggccaaagggtcactgtccatgctaggtggtgaagctgtcaagttttgtaGACAAAATGtcaatctggtcctgcatggctgccatcctctcagagtgctcGGTCTGGACCCCTATGATCCTATCAGGTCATTCCAGAATGACTTGAaatgcatctggaggtgtatctgaagaagttgatgctctagtccttttgccactcctcctgggtgttgaggatgatgcatgccctgctacctctgcctcagtctccatagggacaccctctccttcatcaccttcatcttcttcacctgaAAGCCGAACACTTATCATTTTGAAGGTTAGTTTGTTAATTGCAgaaggtgtggacatgggactgatgtctcgagggattggaacacccttctttctaaagatCCTCATGAGCAGACTAGGAAAAATCAGTTTTGGCCTAGAAGTGGTTCTAGTCTTATCCACAatagtgtcatatatgtgggaattgatgtcaatgaatgtcttttctttgagatccatcagaaaaattgctcttgcatagattgtagtcaacttccttatgggatataggttaaacatcatgattatagtgagacacctcatgtccactggaaaagctgtggtatttagacatttcccttctctctgtccaccAATCCTCTGttgaacagtttcaatagaCAGAATCCTATCTTTGTAATTTACAAACTCCtgatcttctaatccttcaagacctagcacatcatcaatgtcatgtgcatccaaagtgaactctttacctctaacccagcagcttAGAATTTCctcccttatcacagcatttgaataaaactccctaatcaaGGGCTCACACACAATTGGGAGATCACTCAGAAGTTTTTCTcatcctctcccttcaaaacagctggggataaaaGTGCCtctcaaatcctccaaatccacaaacctttcttgaataattcctgcctTTAAGAAGAAGtctttgtatctctcaaagtgggaAACATACCTGAACAGGTTAGggtccattttcattcttttatttgctttctttgcaggtgttttcttctttggggatgaaggagtcatctgtgaacaatcagaagaggccacaacaacatagtacAATGCATATGTAGAACAAATCAATACTTTGTTAGTAAGAAGGACAAAAAGGCAACCACACAGATTAACTTAAAACAATTAAACCTCATGTTACTTAAATCAACCACACAGATGAACAAGTCTAAAAGTGGATACACAAGAACAACTGGTATAAAGCAACAGAGATTAAAAATATCCAAAAGACaaatatatgtcaatgagacatacaAATTGATGAGTATGACATGACTCATATTTAGCATAGTAAAACTCACAGATGCACACAATAGATGCACACAATAGATGGACATGCACACATTTAGCATAGTAAAACTCACAGCCAAAACATGAACATTTTGAATCAGCACATCAACAAAAGATCAGACAAGATGAGAAACCAACACATAacaaaccctagctaagcacatgatgaagaacaaaaccaacaacttaatAAAGATCAAACTAAATCAATAGCTTCCACAggctaagcatggacaaagagtaacagccgaaacaaaaacccatctcaaaaacatacacaaatgctaataatccagagggaaaaacacaaaattaagtaaaacagagttcaagaaagaaaacccatacctgttacttgaaaattttgagctgaaaggaagcaacaatggagtttgaaaatgggtgcacggagtgtttgggaaggagacagttgagagagaagatgaatagtcacaaaagttcaagggaaaactaaaaaagatttaaaaactgcccctaattttgccaaacacgcgtttttcgcgacttaaGTGAGTCGCCAACAAGCCACCAGGTCAAGctgccaaaacactcaaagacaaaattttgaaaaattttctaagtgtttttcgcgactggaaggtctacccacgagagagtcgcgagctgagctgcgaaaatctctgagtaaccctcgcgactggaccttctaCTAGCGaccaagtcgccaaaaatgacccgcaaACACGCGACTGAGGCcagcgacttgacttacccgcgactaaGTCGCTAAAATAGggcaaaaatgaaattttgaaattctcagatttttagaacaaaatactttccgaaaacacctaaaacactcaaaaatctttttgtgtttgaattaacaaagattgagcatgtgaaaacacattttatcaagtacaatcacacaaatgaatatggcatttattgaatataaacttgtgtgttgtgtatggatatcaacaatgagatagtccttagtctaatgtgaagtttcaatgatcaattcaaccaagtcaTACACAATTACCACTAGATtaagtgatccatctcaattatagaaatatgtatatatgacctcccataaaacttgataacatatcttgaagctttacatttgactccactttcaatcataacatttgatctttttgatcctttcgAGAAAATCACCTCTTATTGTGAGAGTGATAAtagatatttcaccttgatgagatagcctttggctttttgaataagctttcactttaatttttggtcgttttccctttttcctagtcgaatactagtatgtgcgacagacttttgcagctcaatatctcttttcatttggagatttacatttggtgaactctttttagcaaaacaataCAAATAAAGAGtgagaagatatatagacacaagtctatgcatgtctcaagatcatcataaccattcactaatcattcgtGGCAtatttgaagatctatttacaataatcacatagatttcaagatttctcccacagtgataagagtgcaaagaaacaaggtatgctcgaaaatgcacaaaactattagcacaaaggtacaaggcaaaacaagttttgagacaaaaactcaacaatgtcaatcaaactttttgattttctaattttatgtgatttttggatttttgacacaagaagaaaaagattgataaaaaaaaaacaaaaacaaaatcaaaagaatgcacaaatagacaagcaaacaaccatcaacaaaaacaacaagcattcAATCAAACatcgtcacaaagcataggaagtattaatgcatggacatgttgtaatgcttatgcatgagtaccatttttcacccacacgtcacttgcgttcggggtgatttccttataggattgggtacgggagttagggctttcaaaccttcgtgagaagctttccaagcagttggtgaatgcaccggtcatcttcatcacgttcatcattctgggatcaccattttgatctctcAATGGTTCACCTACctaatttcttctatcatttctaggttcTCGTggcctttgaggagttgcactattctttgctctcagcttttggcaatttggttgagtatgcctttgaagtccacaatgatgatacacataatttgatctaggacctctttgtggtcgtggacgagacttgactcaggattcagacctgcccacagattgattataggaattcaacaaccgttcgttccccacatttctcttctcctctatcttgggcttctcagcagtaggacCAACATCAActgattctttggcctttataaacttcacttctttagtgacatttcctgatgagctacttcctccggtatatcccaacctggatttgtctgaaaagctcttttgagatgaaataacatcatctagcttcttggtggtgaccctctcaaTTTTAGCataacctcttgctcaagaaatctcacttttgtgtaagcttctgaTAGCTCagcattcagtgtttctatctcgcatttggcctccctatattgGATTAGGAGACTTATATAATCCTCCTCtaccttcttcatttttctcatagctaccttggccacccttgtttactcacccgacttctctaggagtgagttataattctcttgaagattggatgtgctttcatcttcttcagcatctgattcttcaacaattcccagtgattcttcatcactatgttctccaaggtctcatacaagcagattcaactcacctgaagactcaacatgggcaatagtcataaaagttgaatagttcccctctccatcacagctttcttcaaattctgagtcggatgaatccgagtcactcaatgtcgtggtatatactttgcctttcgatttcaaataattcggacattctttcttaaagtgtccatacccgttacattcaaaacaagtgacaccttgtgtaggttgggattcttttccatctttctttttgaattcccttttctcccttcctgaactttgaaattttcctttatcaccaaatttgccattatttttgaatttcaagaattttctgaaatttttaacaaggtatgcaacatctttgtcaaccacatcttctcccgatgagtcatgatcttccaccttctcattaatggtcttaagagcaagagatttactcttccgttgactgggcagcgacatctcataagtctgaagagaaccaactagctcctggactttgatgccatcaaggtccttgctctcttcaatcgctgtcactttagcacgaaaactttccggcaatgatcgaaggatcttccttacaatcttagaatcctccattttctctcccaaattgaacttgcttacgatcacctcattcagcttgctatagaaagagtcaaaggactcatccttactcatttttaactcctcaaaccgagtggttagcatctgcagcttggtgtcttttaccttcttcgtgcctttgcaagtggtctccaatatctcccatgcttctttagcaacggtaatgtgagagatcttgtgaaattcatctggagacacaccacagaaaatagcattgagtgctttactgtaagcattagatgcagcgagtgctgccttatcccatgtggatttggcttccccaggcctggtccaacctatctcagcagcatcccaaacagattcatcaatagaacatagaaaaactctcatgcgaaccttccaaaaagcataattactaccatcaaaatatggaggtgcatttagggattgagaccgatccatctcaaaagggagtcaaggatcacacaatggtaatgaaaccattagaagtgtacccgctctgataccaattaaaagttcaaatatgtgtataaacacccttgaacgtttagacccccaatttacaaattaaccaattcaagctttatgtcaaacaactagtgtgcggaaaatgaacataagctataatgtAGAATTggaaatactatctaagccaaattaaaattacaacccacagcagataataaaaggcaaagataaagggaaggaaaatgcaaatacaaagacaatacacgatgtgttatcgaagaggaaactgaagccctcggcgtaaaacctcttcgccgccctccaagcgttaaacaatccactagaaaatgtagttgggatatatggatagcaatagaccctccaagcctaatctacccagtgcacctaagccctccaagcttcttgctccaacgaggttgcgccgaacctttttcttttctagcttcccggattccgctagtagaccatagcatcaaccaatgtagattggttccttcctaactgcttcctagaacaccaaacagccctctcacagtgatgaatatggtgagaacaaggttttggtaaaatacctctcaagggtatgacaatggagaggaagagagttgaggaatttgaagagactctaatgtatagattgtaggtgaatcaatctcgttttactctagggtttctctctcaaaattctctctggaagctctctttcatttgtgcgtataaggggtatttatactggaatgagagaggaatgtgaaatgtcaggttttacaaaacaagggtggcttgcggcttggccttgcgacttgactaagtcgcgagaccCAGTCACGAGATAACCATATAgctagttgtcctgttttgtcttgtagttatccagctagcatgactgttcaccttctggcatgcttggcacatgtgctgcatctggcggcttgcagccgcgagccacccgcaagatcaagccgcgagtctctgttttcttgcacattcttgagcaatcaacactctatctcactcactacctttacaacaaacccacctaaatactgggttactaaatgctgaaatacaagcaaatttggcacggaataaagccaataaaatggttgattaaattcaaccttacataaatgatgcatgaaaaaaattttgatcaaatactgaaaaactgaaaattttcagtttcgattgatcgaatgCCAATC
This genomic stretch from Quercus robur chromosome 4, dhQueRobu3.1, whole genome shotgun sequence harbors:
- the LOC126721225 gene encoding uncharacterized protein LOC126721225 — translated: MEGTSDVSVLKMLNHELVKLNPFDGTNFSRWKDKMKFLLIALKLFYVLDSNLMPFPTASDEDIDEIKVQRKKQEEGKLICRGHILNTLSNRLYDLYTSMNSPKEIWNTLEAKFKTKKVGTNKFIIQKYFDYKILDNILVLDQVHKLQILVNNLRDLSINIPESFQVGAIIAKLPPSWNNFRKKLLHMSEDLTLEQFGHHLQIEEECWARDGTNIDSKVNVNNVSNVQSGSSSKTDKHLKVNKSGNGFKKNNSKNPSKDKKNRACFHCGKKCHYIHKCKLLKPMKQMSFRTLLL